The Poseidonibacter antarcticus nucleotide sequence TTCCAAAAAAAACTGCTTTTGAGAATTTATTTGATGATTCTACTTTGTTGAGTTGTTTTTCGATTCTTTGGCGAAGCGTTACATCATCAATATAATTAAGTAAGAAGTCTGTTTTCATTAAGTTACCAAACTCTTTTAAAGCAGTATATAACTTATGATATTTTGAATAGGATGTTAGTCTTTTAAGTAACTGTGTTGCCGTAGTTTTTCTCTCTTTAATTGTAATAATAAATCTGAGAATATCATTCCAGCTTTCTTTGATAACTTCTTCTTTGATTTTTCTTTTAGGGATTAATTTATAGCTAAGTTCTTTATAAAATTTTGGAGAGTTAAAACCATATAATTGCTGTTTTTTGAAATTTTTAATTCTTGGTGCAAATCCAAACCCAAAAAGATGTGTTAAAGCAAAAACAACTGAACTAAATCCATAAGTATCTGTGGAGTGAATATCACTTTTTACAGCCTCATTATGCAGTAATCCATCAATTACATAGCCACTTTCCCTCTCACTGACATTGATAACTTGAGAATGAAAAAGTCTATGGGATTCATCAATAAAAACATATACAATAACACCTTCATCTGTTCCAAAATATTTAAATGAATATCCTGCATTTGTCGAATGAATTGATGAAGAGATATTATATTTCTGACCGTCACTTGAAGTGTGATTTATATCTTGATTAGCTCTTAATAATTTCACAATATCAAGTGTATCCATAAATGCAATAATTTTGTCATTCGCTTCAATAGTATTTTCGACACTCATATACCATATTTTGATAGTATCAAGTTGATTTTCATTGATACCTTTTGAGATTTTTCCCATTTTAGGTAATGAAAGATTGCACCCATAACCAAGCAGTGCAGCAACTAAAATATTATGATTTATGTTTGACTTGCCTTGATTATAATGTTGAAATGATGAAAGAAAATCTACTTCTTCATTCACAGCACGCAGTAAATCAATAACGGGAATATATTCATTATTTGGAAAGTACTTTGCGATGGACTCTAGATTATCCTCTTTATCAAGTTTTGGAGTTTTCAAAATATAGGAAGTATCATTCGCTGTAAAATGAGTAAGTTTAAACAATTTGGTCAAATCGGACATGAACATTAATATAAACTTAAATCTAATATTTCCTTGAAAAAT carries:
- a CDS encoding transposase; this encodes MKTPKLDKEDNLESIAKYFPNNEYIPVIDLLRAVNEEVDFLSSFQHYNQGKSNINHNILVAALLGYGCNLSLPKMGKISKGINENQLDTIKIWYMSVENTIEANDKIIAFMDTLDIVKLLRANQDINHTSSDGQKYNISSSIHSTNAGYSFKYFGTDEGVIVYVFIDESHRLFHSQVINVSERESGYVIDGLLHNEAVKSDIHSTDTYGFSSVVFALTHLFGFGFAPRIKNFKKQQLYGFNSPKFYKELSYKLIPKRKIKEEVIKESWNDILRFIITIKERKTTATQLLKRLTSYSKYHKLYTALKEFGNLMKTDFLLNYIDDVTLRQRIEKQLNKVESSNKFSKAVFFGNSSEFIVATVEEQNIANNSKRLIQNAIILWNYMYITKKLQQAPTQKEKDEILDALKNSSFVHCR